Part of the Rhodohalobacter sp. 614A genome is shown below.
TCCTTTGAAGTATTCTGTTGTTGAACCTGGAATAAACTCATTGTATTCATCGGAAAAGAAACCATCTGTCGCAACGCTGTAAGGAGAATAAGAGGCTCCCAGTTCAAACAAACTCCATTGATTTAGTTTACTTCTCAGGAAAAGGTTGGCTTCCCAAACATTGTAACGAATATCAATAGATTTTTGAATGGGAAAACAAGAGGTACACGGAAATTCTTCAATGCTGATTCCATCCCGAACATTTCTCTTAAGATTATAAACTTCGAGACTGATGGTGGGAGACCAACTTCTTTTGATAAACGGAATTCCCCTTTGATCGATAATTATAAACATATCACGATCGAGATTATTCAGGCGGTTGGGGGAGATAAAATCAGAAAAGCTTTCCGCTTCCAGTGAACCCCATCCAAACATGGCGCCACCGAAAATACTGAGTCTTTCAGTTACCTCTCTTGACGTGAAGTAAGCTCCTGCCTTAAAATCTCTGATGAGGTTTTTTCCAACGTCTCCGAATTTTCCGTCTCCGATCAATCGAATATTACTTCCCTTCAGTTTGGAATAATTATCAAACCGAACCACAGGAATAATACTAAGCCCGGTTGTGGTTTGGCTATAGGGCCGCCAGGTGAAATCGGTATCAGAAAGAGATGTTTCGTCAATTACGATTTTCTGTTCGGTGTTGGATGCTTTTAACGAATCGTGAATGAGTGACAGATCGCGGACATTATCATAAGCAGCGATACCTGATAATGATTGATCTCTTTCAGTTTGAACCAAATCATTTATTTGATGCGTTTTCCGAAATTCAGGCAGTGGAATTGCAGAAATTTTATAACCACTGGCTTTGTATTCAGAAAAGAACAGAGAGTCTTTCGAAGCGAATGGCATAAATGCCCCACCATAAACATTGGTGATTTTCTGAATAGAATTTTGATCGGTGCGCTTCCGGTAAATGTTGAAAATTCCATTTGCATCGGACGAGAAATATAAAAAATCGCCTTCAGCATCCATCCACGGATCTCTGAAATCTGTCCGCTCATCACGAAATAGGGGAGTTATTTCACCGGATTCAACATCAATTTCATAGAGATTTCGGTTGTTCAAATCTGCAGAGGAAAAGTAAATTATATCGCCTTCAGGAGACCAAACAGGTGTATAAATGGTTTCTCCTTTGGTGAAATTTGTGAGCTGTTTTATTTTATTTTCACCGGGTTCTAAAAGCACAATATTTTGTGTTCCCTGTTTAAGTTGAACGCCAGCAATCAGGCTGTCGGACGGATGCCAGGAAGGATCTTGTATGCGTGCGTCTTTCGTGATTTTCCGGTTCTTCAGAGAGTCGATTTCAAAAATGTAAATATCGTGATATTGTTCTCCGACTTTATTTGTGGCTGTTTTACTGTACACAATTTTTTTCCCGTCTGGAGAAAAGCTGAAACGGTTTCCAACAAAATCGATAGCTAACCCCGATTGATCATAAATGCCCAATGAATGATTCTGAGTGGAGTTATCCAACATCGGATTTGTGAATTCATCCACTTCAAGTGTAGAATCCGGTGTTTGAATGAGGAGTTGAGTGGTTCCATAATCACGCTCACGATTCGTTAAATAAGCGAATATCTTTTCGTTTGGATCGTATTGAGGATAGAAATTCATAAATCCACGTTTTTCGATCGTAACTATTTCTCCGGGTTCAATTCCCTCAACTTGCTTTACATATTTTTCTTTCCGATCACGAATCCACTCTTCATACAATTCTTTACCCGGTACACCTGTTACGGCTTCCATCACCGTTCCAAAATTATCACTTCCTTCAGACGACTCCCATGCAAGTTCAGCGATTGTTTTCTCACCGAATCGATCCGCTAAATAGCTCACAAAGTCAAATCCCTGGTTGTAAACCGTTTCTCTTTCAATACTCGTTTTCGAACTGAAATGGCCCATCTCAACAAAATTGAGAGTATTGTTGTAGAGAATATTCATGCGAAGAATCATATCCCGGTGGCTATCCCAGTAATCGTAATAGATATTTTCCCGCATGTATTGAGCCGTTCCTTCCGAAAACCAAGCAGGAATACTGGCTGTGGAGAATGGATGAGTAATAATGCCATTGGGTGATCCATAAAGCACATCCGGGCGGCGGACATCTTCATAAGAAAGCCATTGAAAGTAGATGGATTGAATGATGGGTGGACGTTTCATAGAAGCCCCCATTTGCACAATATGAGTAAATTCGTGTGTGATGACATTTCGCAACCATTGATGAGTTCCGCGCAGAGGCGTATCCAGTGGTGGAATCCAAATATCAATTTTATCATCAAAAAAATAAGCGGCCCCATTGGAGTAATCTTCTCTGTCTCTCAAAACAATGCTGACTTTCCGGCCGGGTTCATATTCATAAAGTTCTGTGATAGGTGTGTAAATCTCTTGAGCGACCAAAGAGGCAACGCCGGCTGTAGTTTCACTTCCTTCCTGGTAATGAATGAAGAAATGTTCGCCTTCAATCGTGTACCAGGGGAGATGATTGTAAGAAAATTCAATGTCTGAAGGAGAGATTTGCGCCATCAAGTGCAATGGAAATACGCTTAAGATCAAGCAAAGGTAAAAATGATATGTAATAAATCTTTTCACTTATCGGGCAATTGCAATTTTAATCAGTTTCCTCTCCGTGATTCCATCAGATTTGGCTTCAATAAGTGCAAAATATCCACCACTGGCCCAGCTGGATGTGTCCAGCAAAATCTCCTCAGCTATACCACCTTTACTTTGAAAAGTATGATTGCCGATGACCCGGCCACTCATCGTCAATATTTTGATTTGAATCTCAGCAGGTTCACGGGTTTGAAATCTGATTTGAGTTTCGTCCGTCGCAGGATTCGGCCAATTGTATGTCTCTTCATCATTTAATAATGAGAGCTGAGGATTCGACGGCGCATCGGAATTGATGAATCCGGATATTTTATTCCTGGTTTGATTTCCATATTTCGACTTCCACTGGAGATTCTTCAAATTCTTAAATTCCCAAACTTTCAAATCTCCCGTATGACTAACAGCAATTAATTTATTTCCTGAAATAAGCGGATGAATGGGTTGAGATTCTTCATTTTCAATTCCTCCAACATATAATGGAAATCCATCAATTAACTCACCATGTTGGTCAAATGCATACAGATTCATGGAGTAATTATCGTATCCGGTAATGATAAACTCATTATTGTTATCTCCATTCAAATCTGCAACGATTGGTGTTCCTGTAAAACGGGTTTCAGCAGGTGCGGAAATAGGAAATGACGGAAGGAATGCCCCATTCTTATTCTTTGCAATTACCTGGTTTGACGTATAATCAATAAATAAAAAATCCAGTTGGCTGTCTTGATTGAAATCAACAAATGCCGGCCAGTCGATGAAACCGGATTTATGAATCACTTTCTTAGTCTGATAGTTTTCATCCGGACTAAAAACGGAAAGTTGGCCATCCTCAAGAAGGTAGAAGAATACCTGGTCATTCGGCGCTTGAATTAATCCAGTATAAAACCTTTCATCTTCATTTTTTTGATTGATGACAAAAGTTTCAGATCCCCCCGGATGATTTAGAATGAGTGAACCATTCTCAATTTTTGATTGGTAATCGCCAATTTTTTCAGAGAACTGAACGGCGTTGTTTGTGCTCAAAATTTCATTGTTTGACAGATCAATTCTGTCGGTTGTGCCATCAATATCAAGAATGTTTGTCTCGAATGAACTGATAAATGCAGAGTTTGATTGAATGGTAAATTGGGATTCCTCAGAAATACTTTCTTCATGGAACTGATAAATAGATAACTCAATATTTCCAGTTTCTCCAGGTAATCCGGCCACTGTAAATAGGTCGTTATTGATGAACGGTTGCTGAAGAGTGTTTACAGAAATCAGTTGCTCAGAAAGATGTTTATCATTCGGCTGATAAAATTGAATACCATCATATCCCGGGATTAAAATCCAATCATTATTAACAACTGTAATTGTTTGAACTGCAAGTGGATATCGTTTCCAATACTCATTTTCGGCATCCGAAAAAGCGGTGATATTCATATCTGATTTTGAATCCCAAAGCTCATAAATACCAGGGAAAGGCTGAACAGGTCGAATCTCAAAACTTGCAACCGGCAGGTTGTCTGAAATATTATAGATTTCGAAATAGGAGGGAGCACCCGAATTACTATTATTTGTGGGAGTGGTTTCCGGGCTGAATCGGTTGTTGTAAAATTGAAGGGTGTCTGATTGGATAATAACACTGGCGTTGTTGCCTGACCACCAGAAATCATAAGGAGATCCATTTACTTCATTTTGAAACAGCCCGATAGAGGTTGGGCGGCCAATATCCTGGGCTCCGTCTGCTTCCTCAAGATCTATTCCTCTGCGATCCGCATTATTATTAACGCCTCCTGTATCCATTTTTTCTCGGATGATGCCTTCGTCAATATGCCAGATTAGAATTCCACCATTTAATGTATCATCAGTTTCCAGATCAGAGATAAATCCGCCCGGGAGCGAAAAATCATAATTGCTTGCAGATACAACCACACCGGGTTCCAGCAATTCATCAAATCCGAATTCTTGATTTGTAAATTCTGTGTCGTTGTTTGTAAATGTTTGCTGAACGTAACTCCCGTCATTTTTTTTAATTGTCAGAGTAATTCCGTTTCCATCAGGGTCACGATGGCGATTTTCGATAAGAAAGTATTCTTCATTGGATATTGAAACTTTGGAAATACTTTGCTCCTGATGAAGGTTGGCTGCGGGCAAATGAATCGGATTTTCTTCATCATATTCAACGGAAAAGGGGACAGACCATCCGAGGTAGGTTTTTTCCCAAGCCGAAAGTTCCGGTGGGAACAGGCCGTTGTAGGAGAATATTCCGGCACCGTCCATCAAACCAAATCGGCCAATACCCGATTGGCCCGTATTTGTATCAAACAGATCTGGTAAGCCAAGATGGCTTCCGATTTGTGCGGTTAAAAGTCCGTTTATGGAAAGGGATAACAGGAATCGGTCATCAGCAGCATCTGTGCCGGCCCTTGTAAGTGTTCTGGGGATTATGAGTGAATTGCTCACTAACAGATTGCCATTGTTAATTGGAAAACCGGAGAAAGACGGATCATCCAAAAACCGGGAAAGAGTTTCTCTGCTTAAATAAAAAGAAGGTAAATCCTGGGGAGTTTTGTCAAGGTTTGTTCCTGTAAGTTCGATGTCACGTCCCACACCCGCATGGAAGATTACGAATGCAATGTTATCGGCTTCGGTAAAGTTGTTTATGATTGCATTCGATTCACCTACCATTGTCCAGGCATCAGTCACTAACTCAGCCATACTCGACAGATCAGGATTTTCACCGGTCGGGGAGTATTCTTCCATCCTTTTGTTTAGCTGATAAACTTCTGGTAGAACTTCAAAATCAATCGAAATTTTACCACCTGAAACAGTTTCAAAATAGTTTTTGGTGAATTCAAGATGAGCTTCAAAATAGCTGTGATCGTGAGGAAGAGCATCGATATTTGTTCCGGGATCTTCAAGGTAAGGAATGCTGCCAGGGCCAAATGTTCCATTACCTGATGTAAAGCGATTGGTGTCCGGAAGAAATTCTACCATCACCCCGATAATTTTTAAATCATCAGGGGCAGAAATAGTTTTTTGAGGGGGGGAATATTGAGAAAATGAAGCGAGATTCGGTTTGATTTGAACCTGCGCGGATGCATTATCGATCCAGAAAAGAAATAAAAAAAGCAGTGATAAAATAGATATACCACTGCTTCTTGAAGTTAAATATGTCATCCAAAAGAGAAGATCTTACCTAAAATTCATCAGAACGCTTAACCGGATCGTGTTTGCAAGAGGGTGATCGTCCTCAAGTGTGTAGATATAGCTGAAATCCACTCCGAAAATATTGTACCGAAGTCCGGCTCCCAGGGTTATAAATTCCCTGTTTCCATTTTCAGGATGTTCGTAATAATATCCTGTTCTCAAGGCAAAAAGCTGATCGTACCAATACTCAAGTCCAAATCCATACATTAATTGCTGGCCAAGACCAACGCTAACGGTTTCAGTGCCATTGAATCTGTCATAGGAACCCCATGAATTAAACAGGGCTTCGAGGACTCCCATTGTTTCATATTCAGGATTTTCAGGATCGTCACTGATACGCTCGTTACGAGCCATGATCTTTGAAATGTCATTGGAGAGTGTGAGCGTATTGATACCATTTGCATCAATATCCATGGTGTAAGCCCAGCCTAAGCGCATCACGGTTGGAAGGGGATCTTTCTGGGCATTGTCTGTGTATTGTATGCCCGGTCCAATGTTTGAAAGATTAAATCCGGCATTAAAAGTCGCCTGTCTGTTAGCTACCTGGAACGGGTTGGTTTTATAAAGTGCTGCAAGGTCAATGCCGACACTTGATCCCGGACTAATGTCCTGACCACTAACACTACCGTCCGCAAGTGAACTGTAGATGTATCTTAATCCGGTTCCGAGAGAGAAGTTATCCGAAATGCGGAAACCATAGGAGAGACCGGCTGAAATTTCAAAACTGTTAAAACGCCCGAGTTCCAGTCCTGTTTCATCTGTTCGGATTTGCTCGCCGAGATTGAGAAACGTGATGTGTCCGCCAATGGTGCCAATGTCTTCCACATAATAAGTTCCCACGAGATAATCATAAAACAGATCTGCATTAAAAGCAGGAAGCCAGTTTGCATGAGTTACACTGATCTGGTTTTGATTCTGAAAAGCGAGTCCTGCAGGATTCCAAAATATTGCCGACGCATTATCTGCTACAGCAACTCCCGTGTTACCCATACCCGTTGCCCGGGAATCGGGTTCAATTTGCAAAAAGGGAACAGCGGTTATTCCAACCTGGGCTTTAACTACAAAAGCGGGGAGTAGTAGAAGTGCTGTAAGAGTGAAGAAAATCTTTTTCATAACGTGAGTACTAAGTGTTAAATGGATCTGTAACTCTATTTAATATTTGGTTAACTCGGATAATACGTGATCTATTGTTTCGCCAACATTCGGCCATAAGATTGCAATCTGCTGGATTAATATTGATTAGAAAATTCTAAACGAATGAATGTAATGGTTTAACCCATCACAGGTAGTCAATCTTCTGTTGAATAGTGAAACTTGTAGCTTTTTACAATAGGCTTCCTTAGAGTTTATAACACACATTTCCAGGGGTGAAGAGAATGTAGACAAATGTACCCAAAAAAGGATCAAATAAGAATTTTTTTAATGTCTTTCTCTAAGAGAATATAATACGTGCACACCCAAAAAAAGTCAAGTTTCTAAGCTTGCCCTGAATGCCTTCAAATTAAATCATTTCTACTACTAAAGCTGATGCCCCACCACCGCCATTGCAGATTCCTGCACACCCAATCGAGCCATTTGTCCGTTTCAGGGCGTTTAGCAGCGTAACGACAATTCTTGCACCGGAACATCCTATTGGATGACCTATGCTTACTGCTCCACCATAAATATTTACTTTTTCGGGATCCAGCTCCAATAGTTTATTATTTGCCAGAGAGACTACCGAAAATGCCTCATTTATTTCAAATAAATCAACATCACTTTTCGCTACACCTGCGCTTTTTAAAGCTTTGGGTATAGCATCAGAAGGCGCTGTTGTAAACCATTCCGGAGCTTTTGCTGCACTTGCCCTACTTCGAATTCTGGCAATTGGCTTTAAATCCAATTCCTTTGCTTTTTTCTCGCTCATTAGAAGGACGGCTGCGGCTCCGTCATTAATACTGCTTGCATTTGCCGCTGTAATCGTTCCTCCTTTATCGAAGACAGGTTTGAGTTGAGGTATTTTCTCAAAATTAACCCTTTCAAGTTCTTCATCCATTGTCATTTTTGTCACAGTGCCCTTTCTGTCAGTGACTTTCATAGCGACAATTTCATTCTTAAAGTATCGGGCTTTATGTGCGGCGATGGCACGTCTGTATGATTCGGTTGCAAATTCATCCTGCTGCTCTCGTGAGATGTTGCATTCCCTGGCACAGATCTCTCCGGCACTGCCCATATGAAAGTCGTTGTACACATCCCATAAGCCATCGATCAGAATACCGTCTTCAACTTTGGAGTGACCTAACTTCGAACCAAACCGATGTTTTCGAAGATAGTATGGTACATTACTCATACTCTCCATTCCACCCGCAACCATAATATCATTTTGACCCAATTCAATTTGATCAGCCGCAATCATAATGGCTTTCATTCCCGAAGAACAAACTTTATTGACGGTTGTTGCCGGTGTTGTATCCAGTAAACCTGCTTTAAGGGCCGCTTGCCTTGCCGGTGCCTGGCCAATTCCTGCAGACAAAACATTTCCCATCACAACTTCCTGTACATCATCCGGTTTTATTCCGCTTTTTTTAATCACTTCATAAATAACGGAAGCACCAAGATCGGGTGCGGAAAAGGAGGAAAGTTTTCCGCCAAATGAACCAATGGGTGTTCGTTTGGCTTCAACAATAACAACAGCAGACATTTCTTTCTCTCTTTTGGGTTACAATTCAATAGCTTGTTTTAAATCTTCAACTAAATCTTCAGCATCTTCTACTCCAATGGAGAGCCGAATCAGTGAGTCGGTAATCCCGACTTTTTCCCGAACTTCTTTAGGGATGGAGCCGTGTGTCATAGAGGCCGGATGACTGATTAATGACTCAACGCCTCCTAAACTCTCAGCAAGTGTGAATATTTTCGTGCCGGACATTACTTGTTTTGCTTTTTCAATGGTGTCGTCTTTGAGACGAAATGAGACCATTGCTCCAAAATCTTTCATCTGTCTTGCGGCTGTTTCATGCTGTGCATGAGTCTTTAACCCGGGATAAAAGACGTGATCTACATCGGGATGAGATGTTAACATATCTACGACAGCCTTCGCGTTTTCTACTGAGCGCTGCACACGTAAATGCAGGGTTTTTATGCCTCTCAAAATAAGGTAGCAATCCATTGGTCCCGGAACGGCTCCGGATGTTTTTATCTGAAAACGGATTTTTTCCATGAATTCCTCATTGGAAGAAGCAACAGCTCCGCCAATTACATCTGAATGACCGCCCAAATATTTTGTAGTGGAATGCATAACGACATCAGCGCCTAATAACAGGGGCTGCTGAAGGTAGGGAGAGGCAAATGTATTATCCACAGCAGTGAGAGCATCACTTTTCTTTCTTGTTAGATCTGCAACCGCTTCAATATCAATTACCCGCAAAAGGGGATTGGTGGGCGTTTCAATCCAAACGAGTTTTGTGGATTCTTTTAAAGAGCTCTGAACCTCCTCAAGGTTGGTCATATCAACAAAAGAAAACTCAATGCCATATGGTTCAAAAACCTGTGTGAATAACCTGTATGTACCTCCATACAGATCATTCGTAGAAAGTACATGATCTCCGGGTTTTAAAGTTTTTATGATCGCATCAATAGCTGCCACTCCACTGCCAAAACATGCACATTCATCAGCTTCTTCAAGTCCGGCAATAAGTTTTTCAAGAGCTGTTCGAGTGGGATTACCTACTCTGGCGTAATCATAACCCTGGTGTTCATTTGGAGATTTTTGTGCGTATGTAGATGTATGAAATACCGGTGGCATAACAGCTCCGGATGTTTTTTCCGGTTCCTGGCCGGCATGTATTGCTTTTGTGTTAAACTTCATTTTAAAAATTGTAAGATCGTTCAAGAGATTCTGCATCCTCATTCATTCCCAACTCAACATACACCTGGTAAAGATTGCTGATGTATCCCATATTTTCGGGGTTCAGTTCAGCAAGCCTTTCCCAAAGAGGCAAAGAATACTGCATATATTCACTCTGTAGGTCAGTGAATAATTCATCATTATTATAATTAGTTGATAGTTCTTTCAATCTCGTTGAGGTGTTTTTATAGAAAGTGGCTATTCTGAACATGCCTTCCTCCGTTGTGGGAAGTGATTCCTGAATAGACTCGAAGAGCGAATGAGCTGAATCGAGAAGTTCAGCCAATTCTTCGCGATCGCTCTCTGAAAGTTGGCCTTCACTACTTTGCAGATATTGATCCGTTCGGTTTTTAAAAAGATAATAGAGTTCGGTTGCAAGAGATTCCTGGTAATTATAACGGGTGGGATATTCTTCCGAGAGCTCTTCCAAACGTTCAATGGCCTCTTCATGCCTGTCGCTCAATATCAGAACGTTTATTAAACCATGATGATAGAGTAGTTGGTCCGGATGGCCTTCAACAAGTTGCCTGTAACGATTTTCAGCCTCAACTAAATCACCGGATTCGAGGTATAAATATGCCAGTTTTTCTTTCACCTCTGGTTTTTCCACTTGATTTCGATTGTCAGCTGTTTCCAGTATTTCAATTGCATCACTCAAATTCCCGCGCTGGTAGTGAGTTGTTGCCAGCACATTGTACGTCTTAAGACTATCCGGCATAAGGGTAATAGCGTTCTCAAAATGAGCAACAATTCCTGTCACTTCTTCCTCCGAACGTTCGGAAGCATTTTCCTGGAGCTTTTTAATGCCGTTGGTTTGTTCATCTCGCCAGGCTTTTAATAAAATATCATTTAGCTGGCCGGACTCGGCAACAAACTGAGCCGAATAGTTATCCGCAATACCTCTGATGTTCGAATAAACAGGTTGGCGATTTGCCGGATTCGAAATGGTTTGAGAGTAACGATAAAGCAAATTGCCTTTTTCAACCGGAAGTTCACTATTCTCCGGGTTTTCTGAAATCTCCCGATTGATTTCCCGAATCTGTTCCTGCAGAGATGTTATATCGGAATTCGATGAACCATCTGATTCGGTATTTTTGAGATTACTACATGAAAAACTAAAAAAAATCCCGAATGCAAGTACGAGACTTGACATTCGGGTAAATCGATAAATCATAGAAAAAAATTAGTTGGAGTTATCCATTCCTGCTTTTTGCATGGCTTCTTCAGCCTTTTCTTCCATTCCAAGAGCCGTGTATACCTGGAAGAGAGACTGCCAGTTTTCCGGGTTTTCCGGGTTGATTTCGGCAGCACTTTCATAATAGGTCATGGCTTCTCTCAGATTTTCTTTTGCACTTTCATCAAAATTGTCAGCTTCCTGATTGTCGGTAGTGTTATTTCTTCTCTCAAATAAGTTGGCTGCACGGTTCTGATAAATAATTCCAAGAATGAAGTTGGCTGATTCACTATCGGGTTCAAGCTCAACTACTCTCGACATTTCACGAATAGCAATACCGGTCAATTCGTCAATTTCTTGTTCTTTAGAATCAATTTCAGACTGAAGTTCTTCAATTTCAGCTTGTGTTTGCTCAAGTTCTTGTCCGCGTTGATTTCTTGCAGCTTGTCTCAATTCGAAAAGTTCTTCGTACAAGTCAGATACGTCATTAGAAATACGCTCAACGCTTTGGTAAACCTGAGTACCAAGTACCCGTCTGTATTGTGGGTTATTTGGTTCTTGTTCAATTAATTGCTCTACCAAAGAAATCGCCTGATCCCTTTCACCTGACTGGATGTAAGCATCGGCGAGAAAGCGTACAAACATCGACTCCTCAGGATACATTTCACGGCCTTCTTGTGATAACTGAATAGCCTCTTCGTACTGGTTGTTGTAGAGATAGAGGCTGTTGAGGTATTCATAATCTTCAGGAGTTGGCTTATCGAGAAGATCCATAACTTTTTCATAGCTTGAAATAGCTTCTTCAACCCGGTCTAACTGAAAATAGGTTGATGATATAACCTGAAAAGTCATTGCACTATCGGGGTTGATGATAGTAGCATTTTGAAGGTGCTCAAGAGAAGCTTCATATGGGTTCTCAGTAGCATTAAAGAGGCTGTCATCATTCTGAATACTTACCCCTGCATTATATTCATCGGCCCAGAAAGAGACTATAGAGTTGTTTAATTCTTCAAGTTCTGCCGGGGTTTCTGGTTGTTCCTGCATTAAAGATTTGGCAGTATCGAATGAAGCTCTTGCTTCTTCATAAACAGGCTGTCTGGAACTTGGTGGATCCATCTCCCAAGCTTGTGATGACAGAACAATTCCTTTATACATATGTGCAACATAATTGGCAGAGTCTGTTGCAAGTGCAGTGTTTACTGTTTCAAGCGCTGCATCATAGTTCCCTGTAAATAGATCTACTTGCACATCGTCAACAAGCGGGTCTGCTGTTTCACACGCCCAAAATAATGCCAAAGGAGCAAGTATTAGAAAAAGTATTTTAGTGCTTTTCATTTTTGTATGAGTGATGTTTTTCTTATTTAATTCAATATGTAGAAAGTAACCATATATAGAGGATTCCGCAATATTAGGTTCCTTTCAAATCATTAATTCAGGCTAATT
Proteins encoded:
- a CDS encoding tetratricopeptide repeat protein, with amino-acid sequence MIYRFTRMSSLVLAFGIFFSFSCSNLKNTESDGSSNSDITSLQEQIREINREISENPENSELPVEKGNLLYRYSQTISNPANRQPVYSNIRGIADNYSAQFVAESGQLNDILLKAWRDEQTNGIKKLQENASERSEEEVTGIVAHFENAITLMPDSLKTYNVLATTHYQRGNLSDAIEILETADNRNQVEKPEVKEKLAYLYLESGDLVEAENRYRQLVEGHPDQLLYHHGLINVLILSDRHEEAIERLEELSEEYPTRYNYQESLATELYYLFKNRTDQYLQSSEGQLSESDREELAELLDSAHSLFESIQESLPTTEEGMFRIATFYKNTSTRLKELSTNYNNDELFTDLQSEYMQYSLPLWERLAELNPENMGYISNLYQVYVELGMNEDAESLERSYNF
- a CDS encoding tetratricopeptide repeat protein is translated as MKSTKILFLILAPLALFWACETADPLVDDVQVDLFTGNYDAALETVNTALATDSANYVAHMYKGIVLSSQAWEMDPPSSRQPVYEEARASFDTAKSLMQEQPETPAELEELNNSIVSFWADEYNAGVSIQNDDSLFNATENPYEASLEHLQNATIINPDSAMTFQVISSTYFQLDRVEEAISSYEKVMDLLDKPTPEDYEYLNSLYLYNNQYEEAIQLSQEGREMYPEESMFVRFLADAYIQSGERDQAISLVEQLIEQEPNNPQYRRVLGTQVYQSVERISNDVSDLYEELFELRQAARNQRGQELEQTQAEIEELQSEIDSKEQEIDELTGIAIREMSRVVELEPDSESANFILGIIYQNRAANLFERRNNTTDNQEADNFDESAKENLREAMTYYESAAEINPENPENWQSLFQVYTALGMEEKAEEAMQKAGMDNSN